The Cardiocondyla obscurior isolate alpha-2009 linkage group LG16, Cobs3.1, whole genome shotgun sequence genome segment CAAAATTACGATTACGATGTACGACGATAAGATTATACCTATGTACCGTCGATGCGTAGAAAGTATCATGTCACGTGTTATGTACACCCGCaagtgtgtatgtatgtatgtacgtatgtatgtatggtGTAAAACAGAGGGATTATCGTAGCGCTCCGTTAAGGGAGactaaagtatataaataatataaatatataaatataattataactaaACGCTACCGAACTAATATAAACGACAATGAAGAAGTAGATAAATCTACGCCGatttatgtatgtacgtaaaaaaaaaaaagtaaagtataaGAAATCGCGAAGTAACGTGCACTTTTGTAATAGTAACATTTTGCGAAAAACGAAGCGGAAAAaggacgaaaagaaaaaaaaagaaaaagaaaaaaaaaagaaaaagaagaaattagtaaaatataaaatacaagaaacaaataagaaaactGCAACACAGAAGAAACGAGATAGGCGATAGcagagataataaaaagttgaCGCTTGGTATACTATAGTTTTTATCGACATATCCTATCGGTACACATCCCCCTTACGTACATACTGCATACCTAGTTATTATTGCAGGTACATGTTACatataagatattttatgCGCGAACGAACACtaatataattacgaatattatcattgtaattattttgattatcATCATTAGCGGAGTATGATTATTATTGTCACATAATTAACGCGGCGGGTATAGGTAtgcgtataatataaaaatggtACAACTAAGGCAAGCATGTATTGTACATAGCTGTCAATCTTTGCCCCACCATACGAACCacatatacataaaacatatatgtatatatatatacaaaatgcATACAGCCATTATATTGCagaaaggaaaaaacaaaaaaaagcaaaaaaaaaagcaaaaaacaGAATCATTAACCGTTGTTGTACTAGTTATTATtgtgaattattattactattattactattcgttcttatattattatcattgttaTTAGCGTTATGATTATTGTTATTACCGGTCCATAAAttgtcatcgtcatcgtcatcgcgGCGTCATTTTAATgctacgtattatttttaattagcgtTACATTATTGTTGACCGGAAGTAGCCCCTCACTTATAGCACGTGCGGATCAAAAGTTCGTATTTATTTGCAGATTGGATTCTACCTCAATCTTGTTGTAAACGAAACTACCCAAGTGTCCTCCACGCCTGTCCTTCCACTCtccgaaatataaaaatttcgtaagATATAGCGCGCCATTACGGGCGAGAAACATTGATTTTCAGCGACCTCAAACTGTGATAGTTGTAaaggatatttaaattaagttttctttttctgcgcTGTATCGAGGTACGTCCTAACACCATCGGTGAATCTTGTGAACGAAAGGCACGCCTTCGAGCTCATTACACAATTACGCGCGTTGATGAAAACGTGGGATGAAATGCAGCAGGTCGCCGTGGCCGCAGTTTCCAATTTTATCGTCTTACAGCGAGTGTTCTTTTAACCGAgggttattattaattttgtaatgaGCCTCGTTACTTTCGTTTGTAAATATTCGGAACGTTGTACGCTTTTAATATTAGATTTACGTTATGTTTTTAAGGCTCCCGGTTACCCATCGCGATTCGCGACATCGGACGTGAGAGGCGgtcgaaaattttaattcttgcgCACCGCTGAtgaatattagaaaatttttctagaaaaattatatttttttttttttactacacaTTAGTTGTCAAAGGAAGAAATTAGCTTCCGGTATATTTTACAAGTGTGCTAAAGCGATCTAATAGTCTTCTCTTTatgaaaatacatatttttatttgacagCGGTGGGCGAGAATTTTCGTCGAGTGAACTCGTGTCTGATATCACGTTTCTAATGTGATCGCGGTGGAGCGGTCAGCAGtctttatagaaaatatttatatgcatcTCACTTTATTTCGGTATGTTGTCATTATATGAaagcaaaatgtattttatttttaaaaagcatgccttatataataataagaataatgatAATATGTATATCACATTTGTAAtcatattttacgcaaaatgtGAGTTCGCAATATTGTGAGttcgcaataattatttttttttttttttaaacttcaTCAAATAACTACTACGAACAAATGCTGTGCACTTGTGATCTAAGTTTGTGATGTCATCGCGCACGATGagtttttctcgtttttttttgttttctatgTCATATTAGGTTCAAGCAGTCGCGAAAATTGAGGCGCTACGTCGTGATATAGGTTCCTTTATTAATGCGTTACGCAGGAATTAGTAGTGTTAGTTGTAACTGCTTATGGGGCCTCGATAATTTCAGTGTATTATTATTGTGATGTTAGCTTAAGCTCTCGCGAACCGAGATCAGAGATTCGTAACTGAGGTCGctgttaaaatcaattttatcgcTAAGGTGAGGGATcactttcataattttttaggcTACACGAAAAACGCCCGGATTGTCCtcgaaaaataagaaaaaaaaagaaaaaaaaaaaggaaaaataaaacgtatccCGCGTAATTGTGTTGAATGGCGAAATGCGATGTTTGGGAACTGTATATTGTGATCAGCAAACAGACTACAATGTAGTTTGTTCGTAATAAAATGAACAAACAGAAATACTTGTGTAATAAAGTAGGTATCCATGAAGAAAAATTagtaaatcattaaaaaaaaaaaaaaaacttattaaaaatattattttcatattttatatcttttatatatgctttttattttatttatttcaggctatatttattttgtcacAATCTGGTtgataaagtataattttaaatatatttaatttatattagtaagtataaatattaaagaattaaagaatatttaattatgtattaaaatttgcatattaaataCCTTTAATCAATTTCCACGTCAACCACAGCATCTTCTACAATTACTTGCTCAGATGTTACAGGTACTTGTATCATTGGCAGGGGATCGGGCGATCGGGTGTAAGTATTACTGGTCGAGTGCTCTTTGAAATATTCTCCACCCTTTTCCTCGTATTCTTTGCGGCTAACTAAATATTCGGGAAAATTGCCATTTAAACCGAAATCTCTTGCGCCATACCAGGCATCCAGACTGGTATTTTTTGCAATGTTAACTTGAAAATTCGAGCCAAACGGTCTCATCTCTCGTAATTCACGTTTCAATCTTTCCAATAGACCTGGAAAAGCTGTCGAACCTCCGGTGAGAAATACATTGCTCACGAGACGCGTTTGCTCTTCAGCGGTGTActgttttaaaacaaattcaATAGTTTCAGCAATCCCGGCTTCTACAGAGCCAATCATAGACGGCTGAAACAATAATTCCGGCGCTCGTAAACGTTCCACGCCCACATGAAGTTGATGAGTCTCTCCAGGAACCATAGGAACACTAGATCCGGCACTATCAAATTCTGGATCATGGTGACGTAAAACGTCTTCCAATTCCAGTAGTTTCTCCTGTTCTAATTCTGAATCTGAATCGCCACCCtcctaaaaaataaagaaaaaaaaattagtttctataaaataaaatagagatgATCCCAGATgcgtacataaaatattaattcacaCAGTTTcaagtaagaaaattaatgtataccCTGTTAATGACTTTGTACACGTCCCAGTCTTCGTCTCGCATACCAAAATCATCgtcgcgtttttcttttttcgccaACTGGCTAATGAGACGCATTCTTTCCTGTGCGGCGGCTGTTCTTCTTTTCGCCATATCTTGCCTTCGTTGCCTCTTTGCCATGCGTTTGTCTAATATTTCTTGTCTACAAATggtgaatatttaatttattgttaatagaTTACCTCGATTGATTTCTTGCAAGATCTTGTAAGTTAAAAACGTCTCATTTATAAAGAAACTAACCGTTTTTTTCTAACTCCAGCAATCCATTCGTCAAAATCTTGTTGATCCTTAGGTTGAAGGCTCGATTTAATTTTCGGTTTTTCCtccattataatattttcttcttgcGAGTTGGCGGCAACAATTTTTTGCCTAGTTCTTTCCACTTTTgcttgtaaattattaatcattttaatcaAATCAGCCTCGTTCGCAAGAGAATAGGATTTTAATGCCTGATCGAACTCGTCGAGTTCACCTTCCTCTAGAAGATCTTGGACTGCCAGCAACTGATTAAGTTGCTCTTCGTCTTCTGCCAACTGCAAATACAAGacgcgtaaattaatattaaagttaataattatcgcagcaaaaaatagtaattaaataacaaccCTTTCTTCCCTCTTCCTCGCGTTAATTTCCATCAGCCTTCGTGCTAgttctcgctttctctctttctgttgTTCGAGTGTTAAACCGGGAGCAGTAGCGGGCGCAATATATGGCAATTGCACTCTCAAAACTTGTGTATCGTAATAATCCACATCCGCCCATTTGGATAATTCTTCTTGATAGTTTAAAGCAATCATTGAATGTTCGTGTATCAACTCCTGGAAATTATAAAACACGGACgtcaattttattgttttaatttaatatgtaatacatACCTCTGCCCGGCTAAGCGTTATTGCATTAACATGCACaggatattttaattgaaggAGTTTATGCATGTACGACGTGATGTGATAACCACCCACGTTAATTCTTCTCGCATTCTGGGCGTCTGCTTTCCCATCCAGTATTGGAATTATGTGAGTTGTATGATAACCAATACTGACTATCAGGCCATCAGGTGGGCAGTTATTGTGCTGGTACGAAAATAAGCAATCAATTCCGTATGTTACCGACGGGACGTTGTAACACTCGAATAATAATTCCGCCATCACTGAAAcagatttattataaactattaataaaaattgaaaattgaaacagcaattctgaatttttttctgcttACAATTACGAGAATAATTGGGATTGAGGAATGCTTCCGTTAAAATAACCGGATGATTCACGCAGCCGTCTGTATCTATACCCATATGCGT includes the following:
- the Arp5 gene encoding actin-related protein 5 isoform X1 yields the protein MDIELIELKDAKAVPDIIHPYLERVKTECIPLVIDNGSYNCRVGWATEKEPQLTFKNLIAKPRKERGKKDGEPQVGNDIANIEAVRFQLKTQFDRNVVTHFEAQEQIFDYTFTHMGIDTDGCVNHPVILTEAFLNPNYSRNLMAELLFECYNVPSVTYGIDCLFSYQHNNCPPDGLIVSIGYHTTHIIPILDGKADAQNARRINVGGYHITSYMHKLLQLKYPVHVNAITLSRAEELIHEHSMIALNYQEELSKWADVDYYDTQVLRVQLPYIAPATAPGLTLEQQKERKRELARRLMEINARKREERLAEDEEQLNQLLAVQDLLEEGELDEFDQALKSYSLANEADLIKMINNLQAKVERTRQKIVAANSQEENIIMEEKPKIKSSLQPKDQQDFDEWIAGVRKKRQEILDKRMAKRQRRQDMAKRRTAAAQERMRLISQLAKKEKRDDDFGMRDEDWDVYKVINREGGDSDSELEQEKLLELEDVLRHHDPEFDSAGSSVPMVPGETHQLHVGVERLRAPELLFQPSMIGSVEAGIAETIEFVLKQYTAEEQTRLVSNVFLTGGSTAFPGLLERLKRELREMRPFGSNFQVNIAKNTSLDAWYGARDFGLNGNFPEYLVSRKEYEEKGGEYFKEHSTSNTYTRSPDPLPMIQVPVTSEQVIVEDAVVDVEID
- the Arp5 gene encoding actin-related protein 5 isoform X2 yields the protein MGIDTDGCVNHPVILTEAFLNPNYSRNLMAELLFECYNVPSVTYGIDCLFSYQHNNCPPDGLIVSIGYHTTHIIPILDGKADAQNARRINVGGYHITSYMHKLLQLKYPVHVNAITLSRAEELIHEHSMIALNYQEELSKWADVDYYDTQVLRVQLPYIAPATAPGLTLEQQKERKRELARRLMEINARKREERLAEDEEQLNQLLAVQDLLEEGELDEFDQALKSYSLANEADLIKMINNLQAKVERTRQKIVAANSQEENIIMEEKPKIKSSLQPKDQQDFDEWIAGVRKKRQEILDKRMAKRQRRQDMAKRRTAAAQERMRLISQLAKKEKRDDDFGMRDEDWDVYKVINREGGDSDSELEQEKLLELEDVLRHHDPEFDSAGSSVPMVPGETHQLHVGVERLRAPELLFQPSMIGSVEAGIAETIEFVLKQYTAEEQTRLVSNVFLTGGSTAFPGLLERLKRELREMRPFGSNFQVNIAKNTSLDAWYGARDFGLNGNFPEYLVSRKEYEEKGGEYFKEHSTSNTYTRSPDPLPMIQVPVTSEQVIVEDAVVDVEID